Proteins encoded in a region of the Nitrospirota bacterium genome:
- a CDS encoding carbon-nitrogen hydrolase family protein: MPTNNLRIALLHLAPIPGDLARNRRLIETAVTAAARLGATWIITPELMVTGYTFADSIGTEWILPQPDAWMTHMARLAAQLRVTLFLSCPEQDRKSGKLYNSLFVIAADGTIVGAHRKIHTLRVGSEAWSTPGTEAVALPVAPFTRIGMLICADAYTSAIARTLQAQGAQLLISSAAWAPGHHGPNGEWERCTVDTGLPLIVCNRTGPDKTLDFRQAETVVAKDGRRLLSLSSARSAIFTIEWDLEMQTLATQDYHQHHL, encoded by the coding sequence ATGCCGACAAACAACTTACGCATCGCGCTCCTCCATCTCGCGCCAATCCCAGGCGATCTCGCGCGTAATCGACGGCTCATTGAAACGGCCGTGACCGCCGCCGCGCGACTCGGCGCAACCTGGATCATCACACCCGAACTCATGGTCACGGGCTATACCTTCGCCGACAGCATCGGGACGGAATGGATTCTTCCGCAGCCAGATGCCTGGATGACGCACATGGCCCGGCTTGCCGCGCAACTGCGCGTAACGCTGTTCCTCTCCTGCCCCGAACAGGACCGCAAGTCCGGCAAACTCTACAACAGTCTCTTCGTCATCGCAGCGGATGGGACCATCGTCGGCGCACATCGAAAGATTCATACCTTGCGGGTGGGATCGGAGGCCTGGTCGACTCCCGGCACAGAAGCGGTCGCCCTTCCCGTCGCGCCGTTCACCAGAATAGGCATGCTGATCTGCGCGGATGCCTATACCTCGGCAATCGCCAGAACCCTCCAGGCTCAAGGAGCCCAGTTGCTGATTTCCTCGGCCGCCTGGGCCCCGGGCCATCATGGCCCGAACGGGGAATGGGAACGCTGTACCGTCGACACAGGGCTCCCGCTCATCGTCTGCAATAGAACCGGACCAGACAAGACCCTCGATTTCCGCCAAGCCGAGACGGTCGTGGCGAAGGACGGACGACGACTTTTGTCGTTATCATCGGCACGATCGGCCATATTCACGATCGAGTGGGATCTAGAGATGCAGACGCTGGCGACGCAGGACTATCACCAGCATCATTTATAA
- a CDS encoding alpha/beta hydrolase: MFESTPVLVLPGLGNSGPQHWQTLWEQRHPEWQRVDLGHWDKPNCDEWVRALDLAVRACASPPLLIAHSLACLLVAHWAHRSDCVPKGAFLVALPDPQRAGFPPSARGFSPVPTAPFAFRSLVVASANDPFASSIYARDCAEAWGSNFVDIGLAGHINADSGHGEWEDGYARLQLFMN; the protein is encoded by the coding sequence ATGTTCGAATCAACTCCGGTATTAGTGCTTCCAGGTCTTGGCAATTCCGGACCGCAACATTGGCAAACGTTGTGGGAGCAGCGCCATCCCGAGTGGCAGCGCGTCGATCTGGGTCATTGGGATAAGCCGAACTGCGACGAATGGGTTCGTGCGTTGGATCTGGCCGTGCGGGCCTGTGCTTCTCCGCCCCTGTTGATCGCTCATAGCCTCGCCTGTCTTTTGGTGGCCCATTGGGCCCATCGCTCAGACTGTGTGCCGAAGGGCGCATTTCTTGTGGCATTGCCCGACCCGCAGAGGGCAGGCTTTCCTCCCTCGGCTCGTGGATTTTCACCGGTGCCAACGGCGCCGTTCGCGTTCAGGAGCCTTGTGGTCGCGAGCGCCAATGATCCCTTCGCATCGTCGATCTACGCTAGAGATTGTGCGGAGGCCTGGGGGAGCAACTTTGTCGATATCGGCCTGGCCGGGCATATCAATGCCGACAGTGGGCATGGCGAATGGGAAGATGGCTATGCGCGGCTGCAACTATTCATGAACTAG
- a CDS encoding type II toxin-antitoxin system HicB family antitoxin translates to MAQPGQFTIELEQEDDGRWIGEVPTLPGVMAYGPTRAEALAAVQALALRAMADRLEHGEALPDEFLSVSFIAA, encoded by the coding sequence ATGGCACAACCCGGTCAATTCACAATTGAATTGGAACAGGAAGACGATGGGCGATGGATCGGCGAAGTGCCGACATTGCCCGGTGTGATGGCCTATGGACCGACTCGGGCCGAGGCACTGGCGGCAGTCCAAGCCTTGGCGCTCCGCGCGATGGCGGATCGCCTTGAACATGGCGAGGCCCTTCCTGACGAGTTTTTGAGCGTGTCGTTTATCGCCGCATGA
- a CDS encoding methyltransferase domain-containing protein yields the protein MAQSEEYVFRRVEDQPELERLRMIERVFDPASRRRLLATGLQSGWRCLEVGPGAGSIMTWMGEVVGPTGRVVAVDLDPKFLGGTVQSNVTVVPGDVRAVELPERSFDLIHARYVLIHIPDYETALNRMLDCLKLGGWLVLEEPDFSASLGIAGSAEELVAVGKVNQAIQVMYDRLGMDYALGQKLQALLQARSLESVTMEQDAPRSAGGSGMATIMRLSTVQLREKYLATGVVINEDLDRYRRFAENPESLAMYYATIAVSGRKVEG from the coding sequence ATGGCCCAATCGGAAGAATATGTATTTCGCCGAGTGGAGGATCAGCCGGAGCTTGAACGGCTGCGGATGATCGAGCGGGTGTTCGATCCGGCGAGTCGCCGCCGGTTGCTAGCGACCGGCCTGCAATCGGGCTGGCGTTGTCTTGAAGTCGGGCCTGGCGCCGGTTCGATTATGACCTGGATGGGTGAAGTGGTCGGGCCGACTGGCCGGGTCGTGGCGGTGGACCTCGACCCGAAGTTCCTCGGTGGAACGGTGCAATCGAATGTGACGGTGGTGCCAGGCGATGTTCGAGCCGTCGAGTTACCTGAACGGTCCTTCGATTTGATCCATGCCCGCTATGTGTTGATCCATATTCCTGACTATGAGACGGCGTTGAATAGGATGTTGGATTGCCTGAAGCTCGGAGGCTGGCTTGTGCTTGAAGAGCCGGACTTTTCCGCTTCGCTCGGTATCGCGGGAAGCGCGGAGGAATTGGTTGCAGTAGGGAAGGTCAATCAGGCAATCCAGGTCATGTATGACAGGCTCGGGATGGATTATGCGTTGGGACAGAAATTACAGGCTCTGCTGCAAGCGCGCAGTCTCGAATCTGTGACGATGGAGCAGGATGCTCCGCGATCTGCCGGAGGCTCCGGCATGGCGACGATCATGAGGCTGTCCACCGTGCAGTTGCGGGAGAAGTATCTGGCGACCGGCGTAGTGATCAACGAGGATCTTGATCGCTATCGCCGCTTCGCGGAGAATCCTGAGTCCCTGGCGATGTATTACGCCACGATCGCCGTGAGTGGTCGGAAGGTTGAAGGATAA
- a CDS encoding Na+/H+ antiporter — protein sequence MEGLHQLETVILLLAVVLALTTVAQKIFIPYPILLVIGGLILGMVPRLPAVTLSPDLVFLVFLPPILWSAAYFTSWREFRDNLRPISLLAVGLVLATTAAVAAVAHAMLPGMGWAGAIALGAIVSPPDAVSATAIARRLRIPRRIVTILEGESLVNDATALVLYRVAVGAAVGGSFALGDALLQFVFAAVVGVAIGFAVGMAARWALCATEDSFTQIAITLLAPYIAWVLGELTHASAVLACVAGGLHVRQHFSAAVAPATRLQARAVWDLLIFVLNGFIFILIGLQLGGLLEAVPSGQFRLLLMVGALVSVTAIVVRMGWVPLAAILPRLLSPSLRVRDPMPPWPPLFLIGWTGMRGIVTLAAALALPVTTASGQPFPFRAEIILISFSVILATLVLQGLSLTPLIRVLKLEEDRGQEQEERQAREHAATAAVRRLDELAGEEWLTENHVDRLRVHYVRQLERFASSGTVDPDCSLESGATFRRLRHETLSAERLALIDLRNDGTIGDELLHRLEHELDVEALRLGIGERRVARP from the coding sequence ATGGAGGGGCTGCATCAACTCGAGACCGTCATCCTGCTGCTCGCAGTGGTATTGGCGTTGACGACGGTCGCTCAGAAGATCTTCATTCCCTATCCCATTCTTCTTGTGATCGGTGGGTTGATCCTTGGTATGGTTCCAAGGCTCCCGGCAGTCACGCTCAGTCCTGATCTCGTCTTTCTGGTCTTCCTGCCCCCTATCCTTTGGTCCGCCGCCTATTTCACGTCGTGGCGTGAATTTCGCGACAATCTCAGGCCGATTTCATTGCTGGCGGTCGGGCTCGTGCTGGCGACGACGGCTGCGGTTGCGGCGGTTGCGCATGCGATGCTGCCGGGTATGGGATGGGCCGGAGCCATCGCGTTGGGCGCCATCGTCTCTCCGCCGGATGCTGTGTCGGCGACGGCGATTGCACGGCGTCTGCGCATCCCTCGCCGTATCGTCACGATCCTTGAAGGGGAAAGTTTGGTGAACGATGCCACGGCGCTCGTGCTATACCGTGTCGCCGTCGGCGCAGCCGTGGGCGGGAGCTTTGCGCTGGGTGACGCGCTGCTGCAGTTTGTCTTTGCCGCCGTGGTGGGCGTGGCAATTGGATTTGCCGTGGGCATGGCCGCACGCTGGGCGCTCTGTGCCACGGAGGACAGCTTTACTCAGATTGCGATCACATTGCTGGCGCCCTATATCGCGTGGGTGTTGGGCGAATTGACGCACGCGTCCGCGGTGCTCGCCTGTGTCGCGGGTGGCCTGCATGTGCGGCAACATTTTAGCGCGGCCGTCGCGCCGGCCACGCGGCTGCAGGCTCGTGCGGTGTGGGATCTGCTTATCTTCGTGCTGAACGGCTTCATATTCATTCTCATCGGTCTGCAGCTTGGGGGGTTGCTCGAGGCTGTGCCGTCCGGTCAGTTCAGGCTGCTGCTGATGGTCGGTGCGCTGGTGAGCGTCACGGCCATTGTCGTCCGTATGGGATGGGTGCCCTTGGCGGCGATCCTCCCCCGGCTGCTGAGCCCTTCGTTACGGGTGCGCGACCCCATGCCCCCTTGGCCTCCTCTCTTTCTGATCGGCTGGACCGGGATGCGAGGGATCGTCACGTTGGCGGCCGCGTTGGCGTTACCGGTCACGACTGCTTCCGGACAGCCGTTTCCCTTTCGAGCCGAAATCATCTTGATCAGTTTTTCGGTGATTCTGGCCACGCTGGTGTTGCAGGGGCTTTCACTGACCCCGTTGATTCGGGTCTTGAAACTCGAAGAGGACCGCGGGCAGGAGCAGGAAGAACGGCAGGCACGCGAGCATGCAGCCACGGCTGCAGTCCGACGGTTGGACGAATTGGCAGGGGAGGAGTGGTTGACTGAGAACCATGTCGATCGGCTGCGTGTCCATTATGTCCGGCAACTGGAACGCTTTGCGAGTTCCGGTACCGTGGACCCGGACTGTTCGTTGGAGTCGGGCGCCACGTTTCGGCGGTTGCGACATGAAACCTTGTCGGCAGAGCGCCTGGCCCTGATCGATCTGCGCAATGACGGAACGATCGGTGACGAACTGCTGCATCGTCTGGAGCACGAGCTCGATGTTGAAGCCTTGCGTCTCGGGATCGGAGAACGTCGAGTCGCGAGGCCTTGA
- a CDS encoding NADH-cytochrome b5 reductase, with translation MDMKAVTRITSKEPQPYELTAIHRDTHDTKTFRFALPADATLDLLPGDHLYLHATIDGKAVKRPYTPSSMPGATGYFDLTVKRYETGLVSKYLHAREVGDRVLMSGPKSGGHWVDGMAKKVGFIAGGSGITPMIAIIRWILAKSLPVELYLVFANKSEADIIFREEWNENAREHANFHCYHVLGEPPPGWTQGKGHVTEALLREHLPPPGPDTVIFLCGPPPMVDALEVTLKAIGHAEQAIIFP, from the coding sequence ATGGATATGAAAGCTGTCACCCGCATCACGTCGAAGGAGCCTCAGCCCTACGAGCTCACGGCCATCCATCGGGATACCCACGATACGAAGACCTTCCGCTTTGCTCTGCCTGCCGACGCCACGTTGGATCTGCTGCCGGGGGATCATCTCTACCTCCATGCGACGATCGACGGGAAAGCGGTGAAGCGGCCCTATACGCCGTCATCGATGCCCGGCGCTACCGGGTACTTCGATTTGACGGTGAAGCGGTACGAGACCGGCTTGGTGTCGAAGTATCTTCATGCCCGGGAGGTCGGAGACCGCGTGCTGATGAGCGGGCCGAAATCCGGCGGCCATTGGGTGGACGGTATGGCAAAGAAGGTGGGGTTTATCGCGGGAGGCTCCGGTATTACCCCGATGATTGCCATCATTCGTTGGATTCTTGCCAAGAGCCTTCCGGTCGAGTTGTATCTGGTCTTCGCCAACAAGTCAGAGGCTGACATCATTTTCCGGGAGGAGTGGAACGAGAACGCGCGTGAACATGCAAACTTCCATTGCTATCATGTGTTGGGGGAGCCGCCCCCGGGATGGACGCAAGGCAAGGGCCACGTCACCGAAGCTCTTCTGCGCGAGCATCTTCCGCCGCCAGGCCCCGACACGGTGATCTTTCTCTGTGGTCCCCCGCCGATGGTCGATGCGCTGGAAGTCACGCTCAAAGCGATCGGCCATGCCGAACAGGCCATCATCTTTCCATAG
- a CDS encoding AEC family transporter — MPRPAPLFLLLSPPMPPSLQAFLILFIAGAALRWSGLLTKHHTERLSLLVFSVSLPATILVSLDRVAFAPTAWKVPLAACLVSLPLVLASWPLARLLHLARPTQGGFLLAVGCINSVYFAYPVALATFGDEGLAQAILFDLGQTALTLTALYAMALWHGTASPTARSPLLRLLSAPPFLALTLMLALKAAALHLPSWLHTILTPVHLTTTPLASLVLGLSISFAALRRTWPLTCLGAAMRMGGGLLLGWVAAWLLDLTGLERAVVIMIAGMPSAVTAVIFATETGLDEDLVASIVALSICVGVALLPWLPQLAALLTSR; from the coding sequence GTGCCACGACCCGCTCCTCTTTTTCTGCTACTCTCTCCCCCCATGCCCCCCTCCCTCCAAGCCTTCCTCATCCTCTTCATCGCCGGCGCAGCACTGCGCTGGTCCGGCCTCCTCACCAAGCACCATACCGAACGGCTCAGCCTGCTCGTCTTTTCAGTCAGTCTCCCTGCCACGATTCTCGTGTCGCTCGATCGCGTGGCCTTCGCGCCGACGGCCTGGAAGGTGCCCCTCGCTGCCTGCCTCGTGTCGCTCCCGCTGGTGCTTGCCTCCTGGCCGCTTGCCAGACTGCTGCACCTCGCCCGCCCGACGCAGGGCGGATTCCTGCTCGCCGTCGGCTGTATCAACTCCGTGTACTTCGCCTATCCCGTCGCGCTCGCGACGTTCGGCGACGAGGGACTCGCGCAGGCGATTCTCTTCGACCTTGGCCAGACCGCGCTCACGCTCACAGCCTTGTATGCGATGGCCCTGTGGCATGGCACAGCCTCACCCACGGCGCGCTCGCCGCTGTTGCGCCTGCTCTCCGCGCCCCCGTTCCTGGCCTTGACGCTCATGCTCGCCTTGAAGGCCGCCGCCCTCCATCTGCCCTCCTGGCTCCACACGATCCTGACGCCGGTCCATCTGACGACGACGCCACTCGCGAGCCTCGTGCTCGGCCTCTCGATCAGTTTCGCGGCGCTGCGGCGGACCTGGCCATTGACCTGTCTGGGTGCGGCGATGCGGATGGGGGGCGGACTGTTGCTGGGATGGGTCGCAGCCTGGCTGCTGGATCTCACCGGATTGGAACGAGCGGTCGTGATCATGATCGCCGGGATGCCGTCAGCGGTGACGGCGGTAATCTTCGCGACGGAAACCGGCCTGGATGAAGATCTGGTCGCCTCGATCGTGGCCCTCTCGATCTGTGTCGGCGTGGCACTGCTTCCCTGGCTGCCTCAACTTGCCGCGCTGCTAACAAGCCGTTGA
- a CDS encoding addiction module protein: MSKIVPTPPPGFDDLSVDAQIDVVQSLWDRIAAPPEQVPVPEWHQQILRERLASYKASPDSGRPWADVRADIERKLRDR; the protein is encoded by the coding sequence ATGTCCAAGATAGTCCCTACTCCTCCTCCAGGGTTCGACGATCTCTCAGTCGACGCGCAGATCGATGTCGTGCAATCGCTGTGGGACCGGATCGCGGCGCCCCCTGAGCAAGTTCCTGTGCCGGAATGGCATCAGCAAATTCTTCGTGAGCGCTTGGCCTCATACAAGGCGAGCCCAGACTCTGGTCGACCGTGGGCCGATGTTCGCGCAGACATTGAGCGCAAGTTGCGCGATCGTTGA
- a CDS encoding type II toxin-antitoxin system HicA family toxin, translating to MSRWPSTHASRVLSALLRIGWSIKRTTGSHRVLARPGWSDVVFAFHDRDEIGPKMLARVAKATGLAPEDL from the coding sequence ATGAGCCGATGGCCTTCGACCCACGCTTCCCGCGTTCTTTCTGCCCTGCTCCGTATTGGCTGGTCTATCAAACGAACTACTGGGTCCCATCGAGTGCTGGCTCGACCCGGCTGGTCCGATGTCGTGTTCGCGTTTCATGATCGCGATGAGATCGGTCCCAAGATGCTGGCTCGTGTGGCGAAGGCGACAGGTCTTGCGCCTGAGGATCTCTGA
- a CDS encoding MBL fold metallo-hydrolase, with the protein MATVSEIAPDLFRISTFVPDFNLQFNQFLVRDAEPLLFHTGPRGMFAAVRDAVATVLDPKTIRWIGFSHVESDECGSLPEWQALAPQSTAVCSLVGKLVSVGDCVATRPALGMQDGEVLTTGKYRFRFLHTPHVPHCWEAGLLFEETQRTLLCSDLFHQAGDVEASTQADVLGRCRQVLVEYQQGPLANYMPYSTLTDPTLQRLAALQPKTLATMHGSAFVGDGSRALRDLAVVLKEELGPRS; encoded by the coding sequence ATGGCGACTGTTTCAGAGATTGCGCCGGACTTGTTTCGGATTTCGACCTTCGTGCCGGATTTCAATTTGCAATTCAATCAATTCCTGGTGCGCGATGCCGAACCGTTGCTGTTCCACACCGGCCCGCGCGGGATGTTTGCTGCGGTGCGTGACGCCGTGGCGACGGTGCTCGATCCCAAGACGATACGATGGATCGGGTTCAGCCATGTGGAGTCCGACGAGTGCGGTTCGTTGCCGGAGTGGCAGGCCCTGGCCCCGCAGTCGACGGCTGTCTGCAGTCTGGTGGGCAAGCTGGTGAGCGTCGGTGATTGCGTGGCGACGCGGCCTGCCTTGGGGATGCAGGATGGGGAGGTGCTGACTACTGGAAAATATCGCTTCCGGTTTCTCCATACGCCGCATGTACCCCATTGCTGGGAGGCGGGCCTGTTGTTCGAGGAGACGCAGCGGACGCTCTTGTGTTCGGATCTTTTTCACCAGGCAGGCGATGTTGAGGCATCCACACAGGCGGATGTGTTGGGCCGCTGCCGGCAGGTGCTGGTCGAGTATCAGCAGGGCCCCTTGGCCAACTATATGCCCTATTCCACGCTCACGGATCCGACGCTTCAGCGCCTGGCGGCCCTGCAGCCGAAGACCTTGGCGACAATGCATGGCTCGGCCTTCGTCGGCGACGGCTCCCGTGCGCTCCGTGACCTGGCTGTCGTGCTCAAAGAGGAGCTGGGCCCGAGATCGTAG
- a CDS encoding cupin domain-containing protein — protein MIPSDKRGYGLKRGEGHAIDFRGTKMTVKFPGVQLGESYSLIEMVHPPNAGPASHIHPTGAEAFYVLDGAYTIQSGEEVYRAAPGDFVYIPKGVRHLYQSGASGGTVLVLSPAGLERYFTEVSDLLRVGTITWDLEQTIAKQYGQEFLDRLKHWGQ, from the coding sequence GTGATTCCCAGTGACAAGCGCGGGTATGGGCTCAAGCGAGGCGAAGGTCATGCGATCGACTTTCGCGGGACGAAGATGACGGTGAAATTTCCTGGCGTGCAGCTGGGAGAATCCTACTCGCTGATTGAAATGGTCCATCCGCCGAACGCCGGCCCCGCATCGCACATTCACCCGACCGGCGCGGAAGCGTTTTATGTGCTGGACGGCGCCTACACGATTCAGAGCGGCGAGGAGGTCTATCGGGCTGCTCCCGGCGACTTCGTCTACATTCCGAAAGGGGTTCGGCATCTGTATCAGTCCGGCGCGAGCGGCGGGACGGTGCTGGTGCTGTCGCCTGCAGGACTCGAACGGTATTTCACCGAAGTCTCGGACTTGCTCCGGGTCGGCACGATCACCTGGGACCTGGAGCAAACGATCGCCAAGCAGTACGGCCAGGAATTTCTCGATAGACTCAAACATTGGGGACAGTGA
- a CDS encoding pyridoxamine 5'-phosphate oxidase family protein gives MAQRYRELSDAHIQFIAKQRIFFVGTATTDSRINISPKGMDSLRVLGNGRIVWLSVTGSGNETSAHVQQQPRMTMMFCAFDGPPLVLRVYGTATVVHPRDPEWRELLSLFPPLPGARQMFDVAIDLVQTSCGMAVPYLSYAGDRELLNEWADKKGEEGLRQYQEEKNQVSLDGIPTHIVVPHS, from the coding sequence ATGGCGCAACGATATCGCGAACTCTCCGACGCACATATCCAATTCATCGCCAAGCAGAGGATATTTTTTGTTGGGACTGCCACGACAGACAGCCGCATCAATATCTCACCCAAGGGCATGGACTCCCTTCGTGTACTTGGCAACGGGCGAATTGTCTGGCTCAGCGTCACCGGGAGTGGCAATGAAACGTCGGCCCATGTCCAACAGCAGCCGCGCATGACGATGATGTTCTGTGCCTTTGACGGTCCGCCTCTCGTCCTGCGGGTCTATGGCACCGCGACAGTCGTGCACCCGCGTGATCCCGAGTGGCGCGAGCTCTTGTCCTTGTTTCCTCCGCTCCCCGGCGCGAGGCAGATGTTCGATGTGGCGATCGACCTCGTGCAAACGTCTTGCGGGATGGCGGTTCCCTATTTGTCGTACGCCGGAGACCGGGAGCTGCTGAACGAGTGGGCCGACAAGAAAGGCGAGGAGGGGTTGCGGCAGTACCAGGAGGAGAAGAACCAGGTGAGTCTCGACGGCATTCCCACGCATATCGTTGTTCCTCATTCTTGA